A portion of the Acidihalobacter yilgarnensis genome contains these proteins:
- a CDS encoding DUF4224 domain-containing protein has protein sequence MFLTPDELLELTDFKTSRKQLEWLRANGYPFAIGGHGRPKVLRDVMLARCGSQAATQRPRVRLP, from the coding sequence ATGTTTCTGACGCCCGACGAACTGCTCGAACTCACAGATTTTAAAACGAGCCGCAAACAGCTCGAGTGGCTGCGCGCGAACGGCTACCCCTTCGCGATCGGCGGCCACGGGCGCCCGAAAGTTTTGCGCGACGTTATGCTCGCCCGGTGCGGCTCGCAAGCGGCTACCCAACGCCCGAGAGTAAGGCTACCATGA
- the mutS gene encoding DNA mismatch repair protein MutS translates to MMQQYLRIKAGQPERLLFYRMGDFYELFFDDARKAARLLNLTLTARGQSAGEPIPMAGIPVHAAEQYLARLVRLGESIAICEQVGNPATSKGPVDREVVRIVTPGTVTDDALLNAHQDNLLAAVTRGKSGYGLAALDLSSGRFSICTPENEEALLGELERLHPAELLVPDGLAPPGGERQGVTRYPPWHFEPETAFELLTRQFGTHDLSGFGCDDLPDAIGAAGALLHYAGETQRTALPHITGLVLERRDEAVILDAATRQNLELERNLSGGQEHTLASVLDHTATPMGSRCMRRWINRPLRDTTVLQERYQAIGMLIETATYTGLREQLRGIGDIERIIARIALKSARPRDLTTLRRALDTLPTLRGALSPLDTPLLDRLSTKLDGQPEVTELLHRALIDEPPLLIRDGGVIASAYDSELDELRALSENADQFLVDLEARERERSGIANLKVAYNRVHGYYIEISRGQADKAPIDYTRRQTLKGAERYITPELKNFEDKVLSARERSLAREKLLYDDLLERLEPTLDILRSTASALAELDVLCALAERAYSLDYAAPELIESPVLCIEGGRHPVVEQVLSEPFVPNDLDLTDARRMLVITGPNMGGKSTYMRQTALIVLLAHIGSYVPASRALIGPIDRIFTRIGAADDLASGRSTFMVEMTEAANILNNATPNSLVLMDEIGRGTSTFDGLSLAWACAQHLAETNRSFTLFATHYFELTTLPEECLGVANAHTEAVEHGDNVVFLHQLRPGPASQSYGLQVARLAGVPPAVIRRAKHRLAKLEEQAVAAADTRQQYSLFPPSAPEIDPTGEALVQALNNTDPDTLTPRQALDTLYRLRALMVETQKET, encoded by the coding sequence ATGATGCAGCAGTACCTGCGCATCAAGGCAGGGCAGCCTGAACGACTGCTGTTCTACCGCATGGGCGATTTTTACGAGCTGTTTTTCGATGATGCGCGCAAGGCAGCGCGGCTGCTCAATCTGACGCTAACCGCACGCGGGCAGTCTGCAGGCGAACCTATTCCCATGGCCGGCATACCCGTCCACGCCGCTGAGCAATACCTCGCACGCTTGGTACGCCTGGGCGAATCCATTGCCATCTGTGAGCAAGTCGGCAATCCGGCAACCAGCAAGGGACCGGTCGACCGCGAGGTCGTGCGCATCGTCACACCCGGCACCGTGACCGATGACGCCTTGCTCAACGCTCACCAGGACAATCTGCTCGCCGCCGTCACCCGAGGCAAGAGCGGATATGGCCTTGCAGCACTCGACCTCAGCAGCGGGCGTTTCAGTATCTGCACGCCGGAAAACGAAGAGGCCCTACTCGGCGAGCTTGAACGCCTGCATCCCGCCGAGCTACTCGTGCCGGACGGGCTCGCCCCGCCCGGCGGTGAGCGCCAAGGCGTCACTCGCTACCCACCCTGGCACTTCGAACCAGAGACGGCCTTCGAACTACTCACGCGCCAGTTCGGCACTCACGACCTTAGTGGTTTTGGCTGTGACGACCTGCCTGACGCCATCGGCGCCGCAGGGGCCTTGCTCCACTACGCGGGCGAGACGCAACGTACCGCACTCCCGCATATCACCGGCCTCGTACTCGAACGCCGCGATGAGGCTGTCATCCTAGATGCCGCCACCCGTCAAAATCTCGAACTCGAACGCAACCTGTCCGGCGGCCAGGAGCACACGTTGGCAAGTGTGCTCGACCACACCGCAACCCCCATGGGTAGCCGCTGCATGCGTCGCTGGATCAATCGGCCACTGCGCGACACCACGGTATTGCAGGAACGCTATCAAGCCATCGGGATGCTGATTGAAACCGCCACCTACACTGGCCTACGCGAACAACTGCGCGGCATCGGCGACATCGAAAGAATTATCGCGCGCATCGCCCTCAAATCAGCCCGTCCACGTGACCTCACCACATTACGCCGTGCGCTGGACACCCTCCCCACACTGCGCGGCGCGCTCTCACCGCTGGATACGCCGCTACTCGACCGATTGAGCACGAAGCTAGATGGGCAACCCGAAGTAACCGAACTGCTGCACCGCGCGCTTATCGACGAGCCGCCGCTGCTGATCCGCGACGGCGGGGTGATCGCCTCGGCCTATGATAGTGAACTCGATGAGTTACGGGCCTTGTCGGAAAACGCGGACCAATTCCTCGTCGACCTTGAAGCCCGCGAACGCGAACGCAGTGGCATCGCCAATCTCAAGGTCGCCTACAACCGCGTCCATGGCTATTACATCGAAATATCCAGGGGACAGGCCGACAAGGCCCCCATCGACTACACGCGACGTCAAACCCTCAAGGGCGCCGAGCGCTACATCACGCCAGAACTCAAAAACTTCGAGGATAAAGTTTTGTCGGCGCGCGAGCGCTCGCTCGCACGCGAAAAATTGCTTTACGATGATCTGCTCGAACGCCTCGAACCCACATTGGACATCTTGCGTAGCACTGCATCTGCACTCGCCGAACTGGACGTACTATGCGCCCTCGCCGAACGCGCATACAGCCTGGACTACGCCGCACCAGAACTGATCGAATCCCCCGTCCTGTGCATCGAAGGCGGGCGGCACCCCGTAGTCGAGCAAGTACTGAGCGAGCCCTTCGTGCCCAACGACCTCGACCTTACCGACGCGCGGCGCATGCTGGTCATTACGGGCCCCAACATGGGCGGAAAGTCCACCTACATGCGGCAAACTGCATTGATCGTACTGCTCGCCCACATTGGCAGCTACGTGCCCGCTAGCCGCGCGCTCATCGGTCCCATCGATCGCATTTTTACCCGTATAGGCGCAGCCGACGACCTGGCCTCTGGCCGCTCCACGTTCATGGTTGAAATGACGGAAGCCGCGAACATCCTCAACAACGCCACACCGAACAGTCTCGTCCTCATGGATGAAATCGGCCGCGGCACCAGTACCTTTGATGGCCTCTCACTGGCCTGGGCCTGCGCGCAACATCTGGCCGAAACCAATCGCTCGTTCACACTCTTCGCCACACACTATTTCGAACTCACCACCCTACCTGAAGAATGCCTCGGTGTAGCTAATGCGCACACCGAGGCCGTGGAACATGGGGACAACGTCGTTTTTCTTCACCAACTCAGGCCTGGCCCCGCCAGTCAGAGCTACGGCTTGCAGGTCGCACGCCTTGCTGGCGTACCACCAGCCGTGATCCGCCGAGCGAAGCACCGCCTAGCCAAGCTTGAGGAGCAGGCAGTCGCAGCCGCGGATACGCGGCAGCAATACAGCCTATTCCCGCCGAGCGCACCAGAAATCGATCCAACCGGAGAGGCCCTTGTTCAGGCATTGAACAATACCGATCCAGACACCCTCACCCCACGCCAAGCCTTGGACACCTTGTATCGTTTGCGCGCCTTGATGGTGGAAACTCAAAAAGAGACCTAG
- a CDS encoding STAS domain-containing protein has product MVPVLSGMHLTRIGQGNILLEPGEGLDPADPDAYLEPLLAHIQKRAAKRLIYDLKNVPFIDAIYYQWLVAVHDLCNIANIEMVAVHMRPAAAYALSRILEVPPPFRCALEVERR; this is encoded by the coding sequence ATGGTGCCGGTTCTGTCGGGTATGCATCTGACGCGAATCGGGCAGGGCAACATTTTGTTGGAGCCGGGAGAGGGGCTTGATCCCGCTGACCCGGACGCCTATCTGGAACCGTTGCTTGCGCACATTCAAAAGCGTGCGGCTAAACGTCTGATTTACGATCTCAAGAACGTGCCGTTCATCGACGCGATTTACTATCAATGGTTGGTCGCGGTACATGACCTTTGCAATATCGCCAATATTGAAATGGTGGCGGTGCATATGCGTCCGGCAGCAGCTTACGCCTTGTCACGGATACTCGAAGTCCCCCCACCCTTTCGTTGTGCGCTCGAGGTGGAGCGACGTTGA
- a CDS encoding ATP-binding protein, producing MTKLLLEQIIRDESGQVLLRSRLRAVARRMGFSSAARERMELVCNEMTSNQIKFSAGTGVVQLWESAWPAAIDLFVLDYGPGIVDLPAASRDGYTTAGTMGKGLGAIKRLADNSAFYSQSARTSAATGWHGMSVWARFYQDRSVEPEAAPPARVGMYLRAYQDDRYNGDGLFVQSRGQRTRWLHLDGLGHGIAAAEVVHPLRQMLDMDVSLDELMGAISKRLRGGRGAVGLLGEVDAYAGTASLCGVGDMLAYHVNENARHEIALAPGILGHAHRRAELQTMTFPAWDMIITASDGIRRNWLISTFPGLWCLHPQMIALFLGQIVSRGNDDKSLFVICSPQLPEEE from the coding sequence ATGACTAAACTATTGCTGGAGCAGATCATCCGGGATGAGAGCGGCCAGGTTCTTCTGCGCTCCAGGCTGCGGGCGGTGGCGCGTAGAATGGGCTTTTCGAGTGCGGCACGAGAACGCATGGAGCTGGTCTGTAATGAAATGACCAGTAATCAGATAAAATTCTCCGCGGGCACAGGTGTGGTTCAATTATGGGAGTCCGCTTGGCCGGCGGCAATTGATCTATTTGTGCTCGACTACGGTCCAGGAATCGTTGATTTGCCTGCGGCATCGAGGGACGGATATACCACGGCAGGCACGATGGGAAAGGGGCTGGGTGCAATCAAACGGCTTGCGGACAATAGTGCTTTCTACAGCCAGTCGGCGCGGACATCCGCTGCGACTGGTTGGCATGGCATGTCTGTTTGGGCGAGATTCTATCAAGATCGGAGCGTTGAGCCTGAAGCGGCTCCCCCTGCTCGTGTTGGAATGTATCTGAGGGCTTACCAGGACGATCGGTATAATGGCGACGGCCTGTTTGTCCAGAGCAGGGGCCAGCGGACGCGTTGGTTGCACCTGGATGGTCTGGGGCATGGCATTGCTGCAGCCGAGGTTGTGCATCCCTTGCGACAGATGTTGGATATGGATGTTTCCTTGGATGAACTGATGGGCGCGATCAGTAAACGGCTACGGGGAGGTCGTGGAGCAGTCGGATTGCTTGGTGAGGTTGATGCCTATGCGGGCACTGCGTCACTGTGTGGTGTCGGCGATATGCTTGCGTACCATGTGAATGAAAATGCTCGACATGAAATCGCCCTCGCCCCGGGTATACTCGGGCATGCTCATCGACGGGCGGAACTCCAAACCATGACATTTCCTGCATGGGACATGATTATTACCGCGTCGGATGGCATACGTAGAAATTGGTTGATATCGACTTTCCCGGGGCTGTGGTGTTTACATCCACAGATGATCGCTCTTTTCCTGGGGCAAATTGTATCCAGAGGCAATGATGATAAGTCGCTTTTCGTCATTTGTTCCCCGCAGTTACCGGAAGAGGAATAA
- a CDS encoding GGDEF domain-containing protein: protein MSVFLRLVVIAEPDRYRFARFVLEAVDALHGDVFSCAAALVDIMPVLRTDHLHKGTSLEVLLMVVEDTLYCEWSGRRMPIARFELATSEHILAELGQRLRLASESTDPDLLIRRNRKIEDELASARARAAIELSALEEKLESKKAELRESLHAAEVDSLTNIYNRGAYDARLQEAILRCSRQSEPLCLILMDLDYFKQINDQHGHQYGDEYLKRMAQIMQESVREYVDIPCRMGGDEFVIIVFAGVATAKRIAEKILVDMSGKVSIGIAFLLPNDSLEMLVGRSDAALYEAKRNGRGRIAVSDEIVVDTSIHVV from the coding sequence ATGAGCGTATTTTTGAGGTTGGTCGTTATCGCCGAACCGGATCGTTACCGCTTCGCACGTTTCGTGCTTGAAGCGGTCGATGCGTTGCATGGCGATGTGTTTTCATGTGCCGCCGCCCTTGTCGACATCATGCCGGTGCTGCGTACGGATCACCTTCACAAGGGTACCTCATTGGAGGTATTGCTGATGGTGGTGGAGGATACGCTGTACTGTGAATGGAGTGGTCGTCGAATGCCCATCGCGCGTTTCGAGCTGGCAACTTCGGAACATATCCTAGCGGAGCTTGGTCAACGATTGCGTCTTGCCAGCGAGTCTACGGATCCTGATTTATTGATCCGCCGAAACCGAAAAATTGAAGATGAGTTGGCCAGTGCTCGTGCCCGCGCTGCGATAGAACTATCCGCACTTGAAGAAAAACTTGAAAGTAAAAAGGCTGAGTTGCGTGAATCTCTGCACGCGGCCGAAGTGGATAGTCTGACAAATATCTATAACCGCGGCGCCTATGACGCTCGGTTGCAGGAGGCGATTTTGCGGTGTTCTCGACAAAGCGAACCGTTGTGCCTGATTTTGATGGATCTGGATTATTTTAAGCAAATAAATGACCAGCATGGCCATCAGTATGGAGATGAGTATCTCAAGCGTATGGCGCAGATTATGCAGGAATCGGTACGCGAATATGTGGACATCCCCTGTCGTATGGGAGGCGATGAATTTGTAATTATCGTTTTCGCAGGTGTGGCGACTGCGAAACGTATTGCCGAAAAGATTTTGGTGGATATGTCGGGGAAGGTCAGTATCGGTATTGCTTTTTTGTTGCCGAATGACAGCCTTGAGATGCTGGTTGGGCGCTCAGATGCTGCACTATATGAAGCCAAGCGTAACGGACGTGGTCGCATTGCTGTATCAGATGAAATTGTGGTCGATACATCAATTCATGTGGTTTGA
- a CDS encoding STAS domain-containing protein, with protein sequence MATKKNTQKAVNRALIEQLMTNVGKISSIIEDQGHGIFGQGNLLSKDEINDYSLEFLELFVVVLQAGDEIDRHGMEFKALRQFFRTCSQQILMRGGSLDEFVRYIQFLQRVFLDNLETDKGIDVQLMREIPLLLASVFNDIMLDVFHVYLQEKEKTIQAQQEELRQTATPITEIWDGVLTLPVIGSLDSSRTMMVMDKLLSRIETERAQVVVIDVTGVIAIDSQVSHHLIQMIRAIGLMGATAILTGIRPDIARAITSLNIDLGAVTTRSTLSEGLKLAFRQMGIEVSNGGA encoded by the coding sequence ATGGCTACAAAGAAAAATACTCAAAAAGCGGTTAATCGCGCCCTTATTGAGCAGTTGATGACCAATGTCGGGAAAATATCCTCAATTATTGAAGATCAGGGTCATGGCATTTTTGGTCAGGGGAATCTTTTATCCAAGGATGAAATAAACGATTACAGTCTGGAGTTTTTGGAGCTTTTTGTTGTTGTTCTTCAGGCGGGAGATGAAATCGACCGTCATGGAATGGAATTTAAGGCATTGCGCCAATTTTTCAGGACATGCTCTCAACAAATCCTGATGCGCGGCGGTTCTCTAGATGAGTTTGTAAGATATATACAGTTTTTACAGCGCGTGTTCCTGGATAACTTGGAAACTGATAAAGGGATTGATGTTCAGTTGATGCGTGAAATCCCACTTTTGTTGGCCAGCGTATTCAATGACATCATGCTGGATGTATTTCACGTCTATCTACAAGAAAAAGAAAAAACGATACAGGCTCAGCAGGAAGAGCTTCGACAAACCGCGACGCCGATCACCGAAATATGGGATGGTGTGTTGACGCTGCCGGTGATTGGTAGTTTGGATTCTTCGCGCACGATGATGGTTATGGATAAATTATTATCACGTATTGAGACAGAACGTGCTCAAGTGGTGGTTATCGATGTCACGGGTGTCATCGCGATTGATTCTCAGGTTTCGCATCACCTGATTCAGATGATCCGGGCGATCGGTCTGATGGGTGCAACGGCGATTTTAACCGGAATTCGTCCAGACATCGCCCGTGCAATTACTAGTTTGAACATCGATCTGGGTGCAGTCACAACGCGCTCGACGTTGTCCGAAGGTTTGAAACTGGCCTTCCGCCAGATGGGTATAGAGGTCTCTAATGGTGGGGCCTGA
- a CDS encoding tyrosine-type recombinase/integrase, whose translation MSLMRPRKTDRHLPACMYLKHGAYWLVKRGKWTALGKAYGSALTEYARLTKPSTGGMPNLIERALPFILKDKSASTRKQYEQAARVLADALQEFNADQVTQADIADIKRAYADRPNMGNRILSVLRLIFHHAVEWGEIPNNPAIGMRRYVEAKRDRYLSDQEYAAIWAAGSDSLRAIMDVAYLTGQRIMDVLRLRLSDITDGGIEIRQGKPGQRMLVEMTPGLRDAIEAAKTLIRPARAMTLFCTMRGARPYAYRTVRDMYASASEKAGVANTTLHDLRAKALTDIDREGGDAQALGGHSSAAMTKRYLRVLKTVKATPPTAIKR comes from the coding sequence ATGAGCCTCATGCGCCCCCGTAAAACAGACCGCCACCTTCCCGCATGCATGTATCTCAAGCATGGCGCGTACTGGCTCGTTAAACGCGGCAAGTGGACGGCTCTTGGAAAGGCTTATGGATCCGCGCTAACTGAGTACGCCCGACTCACGAAGCCCTCCACGGGCGGCATGCCGAACCTGATTGAGCGCGCCCTCCCGTTCATTCTCAAGGACAAGAGCGCGAGCACGCGCAAGCAATACGAACAGGCTGCTCGGGTGCTGGCCGACGCGTTACAGGAGTTCAACGCCGATCAAGTCACGCAGGCCGACATTGCAGACATCAAGAGAGCATACGCAGACCGACCGAACATGGGAAATCGCATCCTGTCGGTGCTGCGCCTGATCTTTCATCACGCCGTCGAGTGGGGCGAGATTCCCAACAATCCTGCAATCGGCATGAGGCGATACGTCGAGGCGAAGCGCGATCGGTATCTGTCGGACCAAGAATATGCAGCCATCTGGGCTGCGGGAAGCGATTCACTGCGCGCCATCATGGATGTGGCCTACCTGACCGGTCAACGGATTATGGACGTGCTCAGGCTTCGCTTGTCGGATATCACCGATGGGGGCATCGAAATCAGGCAGGGTAAGCCCGGGCAACGCATGCTTGTCGAGATGACGCCGGGGCTGCGCGATGCGATCGAAGCAGCGAAGACGCTCATCCGGCCGGCGCGGGCCATGACGCTATTCTGCACGATGCGCGGGGCACGGCCCTACGCCTACCGGACGGTGCGGGATATGTATGCGTCGGCCTCCGAGAAGGCTGGCGTGGCGAACACGACACTCCATGATTTGAGGGCCAAGGCGCTGACCGACATCGATCGCGAAGGTGGCGATGCACAGGCTCTGGGCGGACATTCTTCGGCTGCAATGACGAAGCGCTACCTTCGGGTTTTGAAGACGGTCAAAGCCACACCGCCGACGGCAATCAAGCGCTAA
- a CDS encoding conjugal transfer protein TraG N-terminal domain-containing protein: MKPHRSQSSILTRLTYLCALLALVSPLSAFAGTANPAGATAWTVYAFANGNTIYNILQAATGLVSSSAYWALLGFLVTVGIIGLSIAAAHRSASAGKIVGTFIAIVALTNIGLKTTATVYITDTVTGYSNTLSNVPLLIALPEAIASTAGYSITKTLEQFFTIPGDLTVSGGGFNLANSLVQASTEVQVTDPNVRATLAAFTQNCIVPSIVSGRISPYAMIKSSDLWGTSGPLSLVDGSPLTPVYTDTQPAGAMVPCGPSGVGGNTPTATNTTPAVSGQDAFDYLRSFFAAAAPGWLADSASTYGNTSAYSWLSGSMASAQSFLFGGALTSGSGQSIEQAAAINALRPALNAAEIASGNSAAVTAMAISQAKQSQVSSWGTAAVIFRDMSGYLYSVLQAFLIAMTPLIIAAAFIPGAGKRLLISYTQVIIWLALWEPTLALVNFIIDSYSQGQMGGVLGSSGGYSMANMGAVTQMTSHLVLAGGFLASMVPLITWGLVKGGIAFTEFLAGGMGAALASQAGSAAATGNLSLGNKSFNNTSIDQEMELYKLSAGSGGAMVGLPGPGSSETYTASGIQANVDGSAISQQLAASRSAIEAQTAAVTQSSVVTAKSAASAAESAQTSASESAANALGEAGQGGHTITAGEAASYQTQANHAVSTLASNLIKAGASADQVKKNIAEAGVSMTGAGVAKMLQGLVEKGQITEDAADAGAIDLAKRGGKEGVKAAEAGGAEAMSFIEKSGKFVKVSGKVVGGVLGAALSAMDTKTGGTLQSSTDAKASTSTDHTQSNKVENGETEAESLGHNAKVEAAMSQFNSSMASATKGLGHNISETYQKAADLSKLASRGYSVAHSAQLTSNATASLTVPVGFDSSGAALRTVDGALTMQENKTKHLSSMLGSLQEQVQHTIAGDGSKIAAPTAPGLTQAQMQSAQQESQHARTVLASPKYQQALSKAEAEFSGKPGSTEFDQERAAFKSQYLAKTKTATDAAGTISATAQTKLNAEKGKVTTETASQNKAIAKQEAQTGAALNSANPFSPMTVGEQYGSTAAKEAHNLIATIGEGGVASLATVASNWAGGDLKDLAKIKVPGAEGMTIGAIAAKMGTSVNGLLKTTAQTVANASRNLAEDTRSGVAELLDAGGGADLLADGGMAALGLATAALAEVGGAGYVGYQAGTVLDRWTGASSKVADWAEDLAGSGAADPQATAPTSRAAPSTGMVNRGVAADQAAYGEPGGTDHAPLSMPTLTGSPSVPAPPTPSIGPAPNPETGGPTPGELGAEGTDGPDIPRDSSS; this comes from the coding sequence ATGAAACCACATCGCAGCCAATCCTCGATCCTCACGCGTTTGACCTATCTATGCGCCCTGCTCGCCCTGGTGTCGCCGCTCTCGGCCTTCGCCGGAACCGCGAACCCGGCCGGCGCCACGGCCTGGACCGTCTACGCCTTTGCCAACGGCAACACGATCTACAACATCCTGCAGGCGGCCACTGGCCTGGTGAGTTCCAGCGCTTACTGGGCACTCCTCGGCTTCCTGGTGACTGTCGGTATCATTGGACTCTCCATCGCGGCGGCGCACCGCTCCGCGAGCGCTGGCAAGATTGTGGGCACCTTCATCGCCATCGTGGCGCTGACCAACATCGGGCTCAAGACCACGGCCACCGTCTATATCACCGACACCGTGACGGGCTACAGCAATACGCTGAGCAACGTGCCGCTGCTGATCGCGTTGCCGGAGGCCATCGCCTCGACCGCGGGCTACTCGATCACCAAGACACTGGAGCAGTTCTTCACCATCCCGGGCGACTTGACGGTCTCTGGCGGCGGCTTCAACCTCGCCAATTCTCTCGTCCAGGCCTCCACCGAGGTGCAGGTGACCGACCCGAACGTGCGCGCAACGCTTGCGGCCTTTACGCAGAACTGCATCGTGCCCTCGATCGTCTCCGGCCGGATCTCGCCTTACGCGATGATCAAATCATCGGATCTGTGGGGCACGTCGGGTCCGCTGTCTCTGGTCGACGGCTCCCCCTTGACCCCGGTCTACACCGATACGCAGCCCGCCGGCGCGATGGTCCCTTGCGGACCCAGCGGTGTGGGCGGCAACACCCCGACCGCAACCAACACCACGCCTGCGGTCAGCGGGCAGGACGCCTTTGATTACCTGCGCAGCTTCTTCGCTGCCGCCGCTCCGGGCTGGCTGGCCGACTCCGCCTCGACCTACGGCAACACCAGCGCCTACTCGTGGCTCTCTGGATCCATGGCGAGTGCACAGAGCTTCTTGTTTGGCGGCGCACTGACCAGCGGCTCCGGCCAATCGATCGAGCAGGCGGCCGCGATCAACGCCTTGCGGCCGGCCCTGAACGCGGCCGAGATCGCGTCCGGCAACTCCGCCGCCGTGACCGCCATGGCGATTAGCCAGGCCAAGCAGTCGCAGGTCTCCTCCTGGGGCACCGCCGCCGTTATCTTCCGTGACATGTCCGGCTATCTCTATTCCGTGCTGCAGGCCTTCCTGATCGCGATGACACCGCTGATCATCGCCGCTGCCTTCATCCCTGGCGCCGGCAAGCGCCTGCTGATCAGTTACACGCAGGTCATCATCTGGCTGGCGCTGTGGGAGCCGACCCTGGCGCTGGTCAACTTCATCATTGACTCCTACAGCCAGGGGCAGATGGGCGGCGTACTGGGCAGCTCCGGCGGCTACTCCATGGCCAACATGGGCGCCGTCACGCAAATGACCAGCCACCTGGTCCTCGCCGGCGGGTTCCTCGCCAGCATGGTGCCGCTGATCACCTGGGGCCTGGTCAAGGGCGGCATCGCCTTCACCGAGTTCCTTGCGGGCGGCATGGGCGCAGCCCTGGCCTCTCAGGCGGGATCCGCAGCCGCCACCGGCAATCTCTCGCTGGGCAACAAGAGCTTCAACAACACCTCCATCGACCAGGAAATGGAGCTGTACAAGCTCTCAGCGGGTAGTGGCGGCGCGATGGTGGGTCTGCCCGGCCCGGGCTCGAGCGAGACCTATACTGCCTCGGGCATTCAGGCGAACGTGGATGGCTCTGCGATTTCGCAACAGCTCGCGGCCAGCCGGAGCGCGATTGAGGCTCAGACCGCCGCGGTCACGCAGAGCTCAGTCGTAACCGCAAAGAGCGCGGCGAGCGCCGCCGAGTCAGCGCAAACCAGCGCCAGTGAGTCGGCAGCCAACGCGCTTGGCGAAGCGGGTCAGGGCGGACACACGATTACTGCCGGTGAGGCGGCAAGTTATCAGACGCAAGCCAACCACGCCGTGTCCACGCTGGCCTCGAATCTGATCAAGGCGGGGGCGTCCGCAGATCAGGTCAAGAAAAACATAGCGGAGGCAGGCGTTAGCATGACCGGTGCCGGCGTCGCGAAGATGTTGCAGGGGTTGGTTGAGAAGGGTCAGATCACCGAAGATGCGGCGGACGCCGGCGCGATAGACCTGGCGAAACGGGGAGGGAAAGAGGGGGTCAAGGCTGCCGAAGCCGGCGGCGCCGAGGCGATGAGCTTTATCGAAAAGAGCGGGAAATTCGTCAAGGTCAGCGGTAAGGTCGTCGGCGGCGTCCTGGGGGCGGCGCTGAGCGCCATGGACACAAAGACCGGAGGTACACTGCAATCGTCGACGGATGCCAAAGCCAGCACGAGCACGGACCATACGCAGAGTAATAAGGTAGAAAACGGCGAGACTGAGGCTGAGTCCCTTGGGCACAACGCCAAGGTCGAGGCCGCGATGTCGCAGTTCAATTCGTCAATGGCATCGGCCACGAAGGGGTTGGGTCACAACATCTCCGAGACCTACCAGAAGGCAGCGGACCTCTCGAAACTCGCCTCACGTGGCTATAGCGTGGCGCACAGCGCGCAGCTGACCAGTAATGCAACGGCAAGCCTCACGGTGCCGGTGGGCTTTGACAGCAGTGGCGCGGCACTCCGAACCGTAGATGGCGCGCTGACCATGCAAGAGAACAAGACGAAGCATCTCTCATCGATGCTGGGGTCTCTCCAGGAGCAAGTGCAGCATACGATCGCGGGGGATGGCAGCAAGATCGCTGCGCCCACCGCCCCAGGCCTGACGCAAGCCCAGATGCAGAGCGCGCAGCAGGAAAGCCAGCATGCGCGCACGGTGCTCGCGAGCCCGAAGTATCAGCAAGCGCTCAGCAAGGCAGAAGCAGAGTTCTCCGGCAAGCCTGGCTCCACGGAGTTCGATCAGGAGCGCGCGGCCTTCAAGAGTCAGTATCTGGCCAAGACCAAGACCGCGACGGATGCCGCTGGCACGATATCGGCGACAGCGCAGACTAAACTCAATGCCGAAAAGGGCAAGGTGACCACCGAGACGGCGAGCCAGAATAAAGCCATTGCCAAGCAGGAGGCACAGACGGGCGCCGCGCTCAATTCGGCGAACCCCTTCTCCCCGATGACGGTCGGGGAGCAATACGGCAGCACCGCCGCAAAGGAGGCTCATAACCTGATCGCCACGATCGGCGAAGGGGGCGTGGCCTCCCTCGCTACCGTGGCTTCGAACTGGGCGGGAGGCGACCTTAAAGACCTTGCAAAAATCAAGGTGCCCGGCGCTGAGGGCATGACCATTGGCGCGATTGCGGCAAAGATGGGGACCAGTGTCAATGGCTTGCTCAAAACTACGGCGCAAACGGTGGCTAACGCTTCGCGCAATCTCGCCGAGGACACTCGGTCCGGTGTGGCGGAGTTGCTGGATGCGGGCGGCGGCGCTGACCTGCTAGCGGATGGCGGGATGGCCGCCCTGGGGCTCGCCACGGCAGCGCTCGCGGAGGTGGGTGGAGCAGGCTATGTCGGCTATCAGGCGGGCACAGTGCTTGACCGGTGGACAGGGGCTTCCAGCAAGGTCGCGGACTGGGCGGAGGATCTTGCCGGGTCAGGCGCTGCGGATCCTCAAGCCACCGCGCCTACATCACGGGCAGCACCCTCGACCGGGATGGTGAATCGAGGGGTAGCCGCTGATCAGGCAGCCTACGGAGAGCCAGGCGGAACTGACCACGCGCCACTATCGATGCCCACGCTAACCGGTAGCCCTTCCGTGCCCGCGCCGCCGACTCCCTCGATTGGGCCAGCCCCCAATCCTGAAACGGGCGGGCCGACACCTGGGGAACTTGGCGCCGAAGGCACAGACGGTCCAGACATCCCGCGAGACTCCAGCTCGTAG